In Geopsychrobacter electrodiphilus DSM 16401, a single window of DNA contains:
- a CDS encoding putative bifunctional diguanylate cyclase/phosphodiesterase, producing MSEHRSLCEKILVVDDELAMRKSLSLLLSGAGFEALAAADGAEALSLCETAEYPVMLLDLQMPGTNGHQVLTGLLQQKAGTRVVVLSGETSFDAVRDSLQLGAYDFVRKPYPAEELLTTIRNALASYHQEQERVRLKKTMLESEKLHRYIVNNSPDFVYVLDKNGHFTFVNDTAEGLLGYTRDELLGRHYSDLVFEEDLPLARYVFNERRTGERSTRNVELRLKVNTEQRETRTFDTHLLPIELSSVGMYNAGYTGDPNKFIGTYGCARDMTERKRAAELIHFHAYHDQLTSLPNRALFEDRLGLAIAHSKRNEKMLAVIFLDLDRFKLINDTLGHSLGDQVLQGVAERIQGCLRAEDTLSRFGGDEFTLLLPQLEDQRDAATVAKKILMRICEPYLIGEHEMFLSASIGIALFPDAGETGDSLLRAADVAMYHIKGEGKNGFAFFQESMTAGWGEHLSLERDLHRAIEDEQFSVFFQPKVNSSSSQIVGLEALIRWRHPIRGLIYPDQFIPLAETSKQIIQIDNWVLRTTCAEIRRWREQGLPPVPVSVNISVVQIEQPNFVQGILSTLAEFGIPGHLIEIEVTESGIMKNRETTALKLRALSQHGISIAVDDFGTGYSSLSYLHQFPVDTLKIDKSFVQQIKEGTSDACIVDAIVAMGRGLRLHIIAEGVETEAQLSYLQKIGCSEVQGFLFGGAQSAQQTFELLRSGVMAKAPACPLEDLNIQRFQLTTSS from the coding sequence ATGTCTGAGCACCGCAGTCTTTGCGAAAAAATACTGGTAGTCGATGATGAACTGGCCATGCGTAAAAGCCTCTCCCTGCTGCTGTCCGGCGCAGGGTTTGAGGCCTTGGCGGCAGCCGATGGAGCAGAGGCTTTGTCTCTGTGCGAGACGGCTGAGTACCCGGTAATGTTGCTCGATTTGCAGATGCCCGGGACCAACGGGCATCAGGTGTTGACTGGCCTGCTGCAGCAAAAGGCAGGAACCCGCGTGGTTGTGCTCAGCGGTGAGACATCTTTTGACGCCGTCCGCGATTCATTGCAGCTCGGAGCCTACGATTTTGTGCGTAAACCCTATCCCGCCGAGGAGTTGTTAACCACCATCCGCAATGCCCTGGCCAGCTATCATCAGGAACAAGAACGGGTGCGCCTTAAAAAGACCATGCTCGAATCAGAGAAGCTGCACCGCTATATCGTCAACAACTCACCTGATTTTGTCTACGTTCTTGATAAAAACGGACACTTCACCTTTGTCAACGATACGGCTGAAGGACTCCTCGGGTATACCCGTGATGAGTTGCTCGGACGTCACTACTCCGATCTGGTCTTCGAAGAAGACCTGCCGCTGGCACGCTACGTCTTTAACGAAAGACGAACCGGCGAACGTTCAACACGCAACGTCGAACTGCGCCTCAAGGTGAATACCGAACAACGGGAAACCCGTACCTTCGACACCCATCTCCTGCCGATCGAGCTGAGTTCGGTGGGAATGTATAATGCGGGATATACCGGTGACCCCAATAAATTTATCGGCACCTACGGTTGCGCACGTGACATGACGGAACGCAAGCGCGCGGCAGAATTAATTCATTTCCACGCCTACCATGACCAATTAACCTCCCTCCCGAATCGAGCCCTCTTCGAAGACCGCCTGGGGCTGGCCATTGCCCACTCCAAACGTAACGAAAAGATGCTGGCGGTCATATTTCTTGATCTGGATCGTTTTAAACTGATCAACGATACTCTCGGACACAGTCTGGGTGATCAGGTTTTACAGGGGGTCGCCGAACGGATACAAGGCTGTCTGCGGGCAGAGGACACCCTCTCACGTTTTGGCGGAGATGAATTCACCCTGCTGCTACCGCAACTTGAAGATCAACGTGACGCGGCTACTGTGGCCAAGAAGATTCTCATGCGGATCTGTGAACCCTACCTGATCGGCGAGCACGAAATGTTTCTCAGTGCCAGCATCGGCATCGCCTTGTTCCCTGACGCGGGTGAGACAGGTGACTCCCTGTTACGCGCAGCCGACGTAGCGATGTATCACATTAAGGGTGAGGGTAAGAATGGCTTTGCTTTTTTCCAGGAGAGTATGACCGCTGGGTGGGGGGAACACCTGTCCCTTGAACGTGATCTACACCGGGCCATTGAAGATGAGCAGTTCTCCGTTTTCTTTCAACCCAAGGTCAATTCCTCGAGTAGCCAAATTGTTGGACTGGAGGCGTTGATTCGCTGGCGGCATCCCATACGTGGTCTCATCTACCCGGATCAGTTCATCCCGCTGGCAGAAACGTCAAAGCAGATCATTCAGATCGACAACTGGGTCCTGCGAACGACCTGCGCAGAGATCAGGCGCTGGCGCGAACAAGGACTCCCGCCCGTGCCGGTGTCGGTCAATATTTCGGTTGTACAGATTGAACAGCCCAACTTTGTCCAGGGTATTCTCAGCACCCTGGCCGAATTCGGCATCCCGGGCCATCTGATCGAGATCGAGGTCACAGAATCTGGAATCATGAAAAATCGCGAAACCACCGCGCTCAAGCTCAGGGCTTTGAGCCAACATGGCATCTCAATTGCGGTCGATGATTTCGGCACCGGCTACTCGTCCCTGAGCTACCTGCATCAGTTCCCGGTTGACACCCTCAAAATCGACAAATCGTTCGTTCAGCAGATTAAAGAAGGCACCTCCGATGCCTGTATTGTGGATGCAATCGTAGCGATGGGGCGCGGCCTGCGGCTGCATATCATTGCCGAGGGGGTCGAGACCGAGGCCCAGCTCAGCTACCTCCAAAAAATCGGCTGCAGCGAGGTACAAGGCTTCCTGTTTGGCGGCGCCCAGTCAGCACAGCAGACGTTTGAACTTTTGCGTAGCGGGGTCATGGCAAAGGCTCCAGCCTGTCCCCTCGAAGATTTAAACATTCAGCGATTCCAATTGACGACCTCGTCGTAA
- a CDS encoding DUF2779 domain-containing protein, giving the protein MSQSGKSGLSKSLILKGLQCQKALWLAKNPPAFDFPTQPDLEARFAAGTKVGILAQQLFPGGTEVPYEGLSFPAQLTRTRELIDNGTQVIYEASFSFSAIFVKVDILVKDGDQWQIYEVKMGTGVKSVNLDDVAVQQYVLNGCGLSVSKAFLVHINNSYVRQGGIEVGRLFHAEEISAKVCARQQSLPEIMREFRQTMAEHHEPKVDIGPHCTDPYACDYIPYCWQHIPENSVFALRGNGLKKFDYYQRGLIRFEDLPLADLNPAQQQQVEATLKQQDFIDPLKVKAFIDSLWYPLCHLDFESFNTPIPKFDGTRPYQQVPFQYSIHVQSTAGAKPQHFEYLARPNIDPRRELIEQLLTVIPENACILTYNQTFEKGVLRNLADLFPDLAQAINLRLPNLRDLMALFRRRDVYRWRMHGSYSIKEVLPAMVPELSYAEMEIADGMAASQAYHEMCRLDDPLALAELRKAMLAYCALDTLAMVKILETLLNID; this is encoded by the coding sequence ATGAGTCAATCAGGGAAGAGCGGCCTCAGCAAATCGCTGATCCTTAAAGGGTTGCAATGCCAAAAAGCCTTGTGGTTAGCCAAAAATCCCCCCGCTTTTGATTTCCCCACACAACCCGATTTAGAAGCCAGATTCGCCGCCGGTACCAAAGTCGGAATTCTTGCCCAGCAGCTGTTTCCCGGCGGCACTGAAGTCCCCTACGAAGGGCTTTCCTTTCCGGCACAGCTCACCCGGACCAGGGAACTGATCGACAACGGCACCCAAGTCATCTATGAGGCGTCCTTCTCCTTCTCGGCGATCTTCGTCAAGGTCGATATCCTGGTAAAAGATGGTGACCAGTGGCAGATCTACGAGGTCAAGATGGGGACCGGCGTCAAATCGGTCAACCTGGACGATGTTGCGGTGCAGCAGTATGTGCTGAACGGCTGCGGCTTGTCGGTCTCCAAAGCGTTCCTCGTGCATATCAACAACAGTTACGTGCGACAAGGCGGGATTGAAGTCGGCAGGCTGTTTCACGCCGAGGAGATCAGCGCCAAGGTCTGCGCGCGCCAGCAAAGCCTCCCCGAGATCATGCGCGAGTTTCGTCAGACCATGGCCGAACACCATGAACCTAAGGTCGACATCGGGCCGCACTGCACAGACCCTTACGCATGTGACTACATCCCCTACTGCTGGCAGCATATTCCCGAAAATTCAGTCTTCGCGCTGCGCGGCAACGGCCTAAAGAAGTTCGACTATTACCAGCGCGGACTGATCCGGTTTGAGGATTTACCCCTCGCCGATCTAAACCCCGCCCAGCAGCAGCAGGTTGAAGCCACCCTGAAGCAGCAGGATTTTATTGATCCCCTAAAGGTCAAAGCGTTCATTGACAGTCTCTGGTACCCGCTCTGCCATCTCGATTTCGAAAGCTTCAACACTCCGATCCCCAAGTTTGATGGCACAAGGCCCTACCAGCAGGTGCCTTTTCAATATTCGATTCATGTCCAGTCAACCGCCGGAGCCAAACCGCAGCACTTTGAGTATCTTGCCCGGCCGAACATTGATCCACGCCGCGAGCTTATCGAACAACTCCTCACCGTGATCCCGGAAAACGCTTGCATCCTGACCTACAATCAGACCTTCGAAAAGGGCGTGTTGCGCAACCTCGCCGACCTCTTCCCCGATCTGGCGCAAGCGATTAACCTTCGCCTGCCCAACCTGCGCGACCTGATGGCCCTCTTCCGGCGGCGAGACGTCTATCGTTGGCGGATGCACGGGTCCTATTCAATCAAAGAGGTGCTGCCGGCGATGGTGCCTGAACTGTCCTATGCCGAGATGGAGATTGCTGACGGAATGGCGGCGAGTCAGGCCTATCATGAGATGTGCAGGTTGGATGATCCATTGGCGCTGGCTGAGTTGAGGAAAGCGATGCTCGCGTATTGCGCGTTGGATACGTTGGCAATGGTGAAAATTTTAGAAACCTTGTTAAACATAGATTGA
- a CDS encoding acyl-CoA thioesterase, with translation MELFEQQVTVRWSDLDPNGHVRHSVYYDYGTFARVAYWQKYGFGPDWMKQNNCGPVLFREEAHFHRELNSGDELIINVKLSGLSADHRKWSIHHEIRRGEELCATLDMDGAWIDLKIRRVAAPPKDLGERFEVLAHTEDFRVIGSGKGC, from the coding sequence ATGGAACTATTCGAGCAACAGGTCACAGTGCGCTGGTCGGATCTCGACCCCAACGGCCATGTGCGGCATTCGGTCTATTACGATTACGGCACGTTTGCACGGGTTGCCTATTGGCAGAAATACGGCTTCGGTCCCGACTGGATGAAGCAGAACAACTGCGGACCGGTGTTGTTTCGTGAAGAAGCGCATTTTCATCGGGAATTGAACTCCGGCGATGAACTCATTATAAATGTGAAGCTGAGTGGTCTGTCCGCCGATCACCGTAAATGGAGCATACACCACGAGATTCGCCGCGGCGAAGAACTGTGCGCCACGCTCGATATGGATGGTGCCTGGATCGACCTGAAAATTCGCCGTGTCGCCGCACCACCCAAGGATTTGGGAGAGAGATTTGAGGTTTTGGCACATACCGAGGATTTTCGAGTGATCGGTTCGGGGAAGGGGTGCTAG
- a CDS encoding VWA domain-containing protein, which yields MKKLFLAFFLLFCFGTTAVASQFADIGFVIDQSGSMGGEFSWLKNSISGIGTEVSAKGITATYGVAGYEMYAGNQSSAPSYSVWQDLSSNISDTVNAVTGVRTYGGTERGYQALDWATDNFSWSGGNFAKVMVLITDEPNNYRDSYSYGGLSGEAALAKKMSDNNILLNVITETNYYQYWNDAVFKNMATSYAGLFDLSYLRTDPTNFTKDFTSAKLSEIIIVHPVVPEPSTWVLLGIGLVGLAFYRRKKAC from the coding sequence ATGAAGAAATTGTTTTTGGCTTTCTTTTTATTGTTCTGTTTTGGCACTACAGCTGTTGCTTCACAGTTCGCTGACATTGGATTTGTTATCGATCAATCTGGTAGCATGGGAGGCGAATTCAGTTGGCTCAAAAACAGCATTAGCGGTATTGGTACCGAAGTCAGTGCCAAGGGAATTACGGCAACATATGGCGTGGCGGGCTACGAAATGTATGCAGGTAATCAATCCAGCGCCCCAAGCTACAGCGTCTGGCAAGACCTTAGCAGTAACATAAGCGATACGGTCAACGCGGTAACGGGAGTGCGTACTTACGGCGGGACAGAGAGAGGCTATCAGGCACTTGATTGGGCGACTGATAATTTCAGCTGGAGTGGAGGTAATTTCGCTAAGGTGATGGTTCTGATTACGGATGAACCAAATAATTATCGCGATTCTTACAGCTACGGTGGCCTGTCGGGTGAAGCTGCGTTGGCTAAAAAAATGAGTGACAACAATATCTTGTTGAATGTCATCACCGAGACAAATTATTATCAGTACTGGAATGATGCGGTGTTTAAAAATATGGCCACCAGCTACGCAGGACTTTTTGACTTGTCGTATTTAAGGACAGATCCAACGAATTTTACGAAAGATTTCACCTCCGCAAAACTTTCTGAAATTATTATCGTGCATCCGGTTGTTCCTGAACCCTCAACCTGGGTGTTGCTGGGGATTGGGTTGGTTGGGCTTGCTTTCTATCGTAGAAAAAAAGCCTGTTAG
- a CDS encoding SOS response-associated peptidase family protein, whose protein sequence is MLADRTGDTNQRTAALIHWGPIPRWAKEKSVGYKMFNARFEACTEKPSFRSHLKQ, encoded by the coding sequence ATTCTCGCGGACAGAACTGGTGATACCAACCAACGCACCGCTGCCCTCATCCACTGGGGTCCGATTCCACGCTGGGCCAAAGAAAAATCTGTCGGTTACAAGATGTTCAACGCGCGTTTCGAAGCGTGCACCGAAAAACCATCCTTCCGCTCTCACTTGAAACAATAG
- a CDS encoding alpha/beta fold hydrolase encodes MVLFGENFISIRRNTSEATINLVHGGSGPPLLLLHGYPQTHCMWHLVAPNLAKNFHIICPDLRGYGDSSKPAGTPDHSNYSKRKMAQDMVEIMASFGYEKFFVAGHDRGARVLHRMALDYPDQVAKACVMDIAPTYQMFKSTDQAFATGYYHWFFLIQPDGLPERMIGADPAYYLTEKLKRWSAPDALFAEAAVAEYNRCFSRPAAIHASCEDYRAAASIDLIHDEADLERKIDCPLLVLWGAEGFIQRRYDVLNVWRERATRVEGRGLPCGHFLPEEAPDEVIAELRRFFIPE; translated from the coding sequence ATGGTACTGTTTGGTGAGAACTTTATTTCCATTCGACGTAATACCAGCGAAGCGACTATCAATCTGGTGCATGGCGGCTCCGGCCCGCCACTGCTGCTGTTACACGGTTACCCGCAAACTCACTGCATGTGGCACCTGGTCGCACCGAATCTGGCAAAAAACTTTCATATCATCTGCCCCGACCTGCGCGGCTACGGCGACAGCTCCAAACCTGCTGGGACACCCGACCACTCCAACTATTCCAAACGCAAGATGGCGCAGGATATGGTCGAAATAATGGCCTCTTTCGGCTACGAAAAGTTCTTCGTTGCCGGTCATGATCGCGGGGCCCGTGTCCTTCATCGCATGGCGCTGGACTATCCGGATCAGGTCGCAAAGGCTTGCGTCATGGATATCGCCCCGACCTACCAGATGTTCAAATCAACAGATCAAGCCTTCGCGACCGGCTATTATCACTGGTTCTTCCTGATTCAGCCCGATGGCCTTCCGGAACGGATGATCGGCGCCGACCCCGCTTATTATCTCACCGAAAAACTGAAGCGCTGGAGCGCCCCCGATGCGCTCTTTGCCGAAGCTGCAGTCGCCGAATATAACCGCTGCTTCAGCCGTCCAGCGGCAATTCACGCGTCCTGTGAGGATTATCGTGCGGCCGCAAGTATCGACCTGATCCACGACGAAGCGGACCTTGAGCGTAAAATAGACTGTCCTTTGCTGGTACTCTGGGGTGCCGAAGGATTTATCCAGCGCCGTTACGATGTGCTGAACGTCTGGCGTGAGCGTGCCACAAGGGTCGAGGGCCGAGGCCTCCCCTGCGGGCATTTTCTGCCCGAAGAGGCCCCTGATGAGGTCATTGCTGAATTACGGCGCTTTTTCATACCGGAATGA
- the cmoA gene encoding carboxy-S-adenosyl-L-methionine synthase CmoA, with translation MTKKQDAIYAAPLNEIIDFQFDERVAAVFPDMIQRSVPGYGMMISTIGILAGRYAQADSRCYDLGCSLGAVSLAMRQRISQPGCEIIAIDNSAAMIERGRDLLARDTTSTIPVTMVCADLQEISIENASVVVLNFTLQFIPLTERLTLIKRIYRGLKPGGILILSEKIAFEKQARQQFHVELHHDFKRANGYSDLEVSQKRTALEKVLIPETLDCHQQRLQAAGFVFTDIWFQCFNFVSLVAIK, from the coding sequence GTGACCAAAAAACAAGATGCCATCTATGCCGCGCCATTAAATGAAATTATCGATTTTCAGTTCGATGAGCGGGTTGCCGCGGTCTTTCCCGACATGATTCAACGCTCGGTCCCCGGTTACGGAATGATGATTTCAACTATCGGGATTTTAGCTGGCCGCTATGCCCAAGCTGACAGCCGCTGCTACGATCTCGGTTGCTCGTTAGGGGCGGTCAGTCTGGCCATGCGACAACGGATTTCTCAGCCAGGGTGCGAGATTATCGCCATCGACAACTCAGCGGCGATGATTGAGCGCGGCCGCGACTTGCTGGCGCGCGATACGACCTCGACCATCCCGGTGACCATGGTCTGTGCCGATCTGCAGGAGATCAGCATTGAAAATGCGTCCGTCGTCGTATTGAACTTCACCCTGCAATTTATCCCGCTTACCGAACGCTTAACGCTGATAAAACGGATCTATCGGGGGTTAAAACCGGGCGGCATTCTGATCTTGTCAGAGAAGATTGCCTTCGAGAAGCAGGCTCGCCAGCAGTTTCATGTGGAGTTGCATCATGACTTCAAGCGCGCCAACGGCTACAGCGACCTGGAGGTCAGCCAGAAACGCACGGCGCTGGAAAAAGTGCTGATCCCGGAGACTCTGGACTGTCATCAACAGCGCCTGCAAGCAGCAGGTTTTGTTTTTACCGACATTTGGTTCCAATGCTTTAATTTTGTCTCACTGGTGGCGATCAAATGA
- the cmoB gene encoding tRNA 5-methoxyuridine(34)/uridine 5-oxyacetic acid(34) synthase CmoB: MNFYQSLYPQLDALGLQAWSQQLQQTLPDKLSLESHGMMAVWQTALQGLPGIRPSRIELKNGVEIGRAEDLVNVSHEELTNKLKAFHPWRKGPYSLFGVDIDTEWRSDWKWERVLPHIQSLTGRKVLDIGCGNGYHGWRMRGEGAEFVLGIDPTLVSVMQFQVMQRYLRDPQHHLLPLGIEDVPANLACFDSVFSMGVLYHRRSPLDHLLELKGCLRPGGELILETLIVEGDKATIFMPDGRYAKMRNVWFLPSIEAMILWLQRCGFKDIACVDTNRTGTKEQHRTEWMTFESLSDYLDPQDPTKTIEGHPAPLRAIFVATKP; this comes from the coding sequence ATGAATTTTTATCAGTCCTTGTATCCGCAACTTGATGCGCTGGGACTGCAGGCCTGGTCGCAACAGTTGCAACAGACTCTGCCTGACAAACTCTCCCTGGAGAGTCATGGGATGATGGCCGTCTGGCAGACCGCGCTGCAGGGGTTACCGGGAATCCGACCCTCCCGCATTGAACTGAAAAACGGGGTGGAGATCGGCCGGGCCGAAGATTTGGTCAATGTCAGCCATGAAGAGTTGACGAACAAACTCAAGGCCTTTCACCCCTGGCGCAAGGGGCCCTACAGCCTGTTCGGGGTGGATATCGACACCGAGTGGCGTTCCGACTGGAAGTGGGAGCGCGTCCTGCCGCACATCCAATCCCTGACCGGCCGCAAGGTTCTGGACATCGGCTGCGGCAACGGCTATCACGGCTGGCGCATGCGCGGCGAAGGGGCCGAGTTTGTACTCGGCATTGATCCAACCCTGGTGTCGGTGATGCAGTTTCAGGTGATGCAGCGCTATCTGCGCGATCCGCAGCATCACCTCCTCCCCCTGGGGATTGAGGATGTACCGGCCAACCTCGCCTGCTTCGACAGCGTCTTTTCGATGGGCGTGCTCTACCATCGCCGTTCGCCCCTCGACCATCTGCTGGAGCTCAAAGGGTGCCTGCGCCCGGGCGGTGAACTCATCCTCGAAACGCTGATTGTTGAAGGGGATAAAGCGACCATCTTCATGCCCGACGGCCGTTACGCCAAAATGCGCAATGTCTGGTTCCTCCCCTCGATTGAGGCCATGATCCTCTGGCTGCAGCGCTGCGGATTCAAAGATATCGCCTGCGTCGATACCAACCGTACCGGCACAAAAGAACAACACCGCACCGAGTGGATGACCTTTGAATCGCTCTCCGATTACCTCGATCCGCAGGATCCCACCAAAACCATCGAAGGCCACCCCGCCCCCCTAAGGGCGATCTTTGTCGCAACCAAGCCCTGA
- a CDS encoding c-type cytochrome: protein MFKNRIDLLLLVFVASILMTACGGGGSGGDSPMGTSANTLSAGVVVDPYISGAVLQEVAADGTVIQRSSTGVSDARGHFHFPKPLTVGSVVEIKVGNRGDHVGVSNQVILRRKVLSGDSGDLIVSPLTTLLANGSTETELVDLLHSAGLNDVSDKDLYLDPMANLSDLTTSPTASSLSRLQAAMTVSNYLEAVNNQPVTVSDLNNATDFQTLTTLLDTVQHTLNASLFQSIKTQLATDSTVSNLTLGDFIDAAVVQNRAVVALVKSQLSANGQIDPTLIAAGMVAAANNMMTATLTQNHTSQGYTPPSLIGESLYANYCATCHGALAVTAKPGRSAAAIQSAINNIGAMSSLSSLTSTQIQAIANALPAAPVVGPGTPPDGTALYGTNCASCHGSLATTTKPGRSAAAIQSAINNVGAMGSLSSLTSAQIQAIASVLTAAPVVGPGTPPDGAALYASECAGCHGPLATTSKTGRTAAAIQTAINNNTGNMSFLTLTPAEIQTIADVLPPTPVVDPGTPPNGTTLYSSNCASCHGALATTTKPGRTATAIQSAINTVGAMSSLSSLTTAEVQAIADALPPAPVVDPGTPPDGTALYGTKCASCHNALASTTKAGRTATTIQTAINSVSAMGSLSSLTPAEVQAIADVLPAGSGGPDYSDCTACHSQPPNGSVFPNTAGAHLAHQAIGAIGTNCSICHSGATHNGTVELVFPAAYNSPGSVATENQDGTCSSIRCHGGITTPNWWTGTINLASDCTTCHVRPSTGRHGDHRSKSCTVCHNSSRMATHIGDPTTSSYEVTAASTIGGSGTSIKSYNTSTRSCVGCHDTETW from the coding sequence ATGTTCAAAAATAGAATTGATCTTTTGTTGCTTGTCTTTGTTGCTTCGATTTTGATGACGGCTTGTGGTGGCGGGGGCTCGGGTGGAGACTCTCCCATGGGGACCTCTGCAAATACTTTATCTGCGGGGGTTGTTGTCGATCCCTATATCAGTGGTGCCGTTCTTCAGGAAGTTGCAGCCGATGGGACAGTTATCCAGCGCTCATCAACAGGAGTTTCAGATGCGCGCGGCCATTTTCATTTTCCAAAGCCGTTGACCGTCGGGTCTGTTGTTGAAATCAAAGTCGGTAACCGAGGAGATCATGTTGGCGTCAGCAATCAGGTTATTTTACGACGCAAGGTTCTTTCTGGTGACAGCGGTGATTTGATCGTTTCGCCCTTGACGACATTGCTCGCCAACGGCAGCACAGAAACGGAACTGGTTGACCTGTTGCATTCCGCCGGTCTGAATGATGTCTCGGACAAGGATCTCTATCTCGATCCGATGGCCAATCTTAGCGATCTGACCACCAGCCCCACAGCTTCCAGCCTCAGCAGGCTTCAAGCCGCGATGACAGTCAGTAACTATTTGGAAGCTGTTAACAATCAGCCAGTTACGGTTTCCGATCTGAATAATGCGACGGATTTTCAAACCCTGACGACTCTGCTCGATACGGTTCAGCACACCCTGAATGCCAGCTTATTCCAGAGCATCAAAACCCAACTCGCGACAGATAGTACCGTTTCAAATCTGACCCTGGGTGATTTTATTGATGCCGCTGTTGTTCAGAACCGTGCGGTTGTCGCCCTGGTGAAATCACAGTTGTCGGCCAACGGCCAGATCGATCCAACGCTCATTGCTGCAGGGATGGTCGCTGCAGCTAATAACATGATGACTGCGACTCTGACCCAGAATCACACTTCTCAGGGGTATACTCCGCCGTCATTAATCGGTGAGTCCTTGTATGCAAACTACTGTGCGACCTGTCATGGCGCCCTCGCTGTAACGGCCAAGCCCGGACGCAGTGCAGCTGCGATCCAGAGCGCTATTAATAATATTGGCGCTATGAGTTCCTTGAGCAGCTTGACCTCTACCCAGATTCAGGCGATTGCCAATGCGCTGCCTGCGGCACCTGTCGTTGGTCCGGGCACGCCACCTGATGGCACCGCCCTGTATGGCACCAACTGTGCCAGTTGTCATGGGAGCCTGGCGACGACCACAAAACCTGGCCGCAGTGCAGCTGCGATTCAAAGCGCGATTAATAATGTCGGCGCTATGGGTTCATTGAGCAGCTTGACCTCTGCCCAGATCCAGGCGATTGCCAGTGTGCTGACTGCGGCACCGGTTGTTGGTCCGGGCACGCCACCTGATGGCGCCGCCCTGTACGCGAGTGAATGCGCCGGGTGCCATGGTCCGCTGGCGACCACATCCAAAACCGGACGCACCGCCGCAGCGATTCAGACCGCTATTAATAATAATACCGGCAATATGAGCTTTCTGACCTTGACGCCAGCAGAGATCCAGACGATTGCCGATGTGTTACCACCAACGCCGGTCGTTGATCCCGGCACCCCGCCGAACGGCACGACACTCTATTCGAGTAACTGTGCCAGCTGCCATGGCGCGCTGGCAACGACCACCAAACCGGGACGAACCGCAACCGCGATTCAGAGCGCTATTAATACTGTCGGCGCTATGAGTTCATTGAGCAGCCTGACCACCGCAGAGGTTCAAGCGATTGCCGATGCGCTGCCGCCGGCACCGGTTGTGGATCCCGGCACACCACCTGATGGCACCGCCCTGTATGGCACCAAATGTGCTAGTTGCCACAACGCCTTGGCGTCCACCACAAAGGCAGGACGAACTGCAACCACGATTCAGACCGCCATTAATAGTGTTAGCGCTATGGGTTCATTGAGCAGCCTGACTCCCGCAGAGGTCCAGGCGATTGCCGATGTGCTGCCAGCCGGAAGCGGCGGGCCTGATTACAGCGATTGCACCGCTTGTCATTCACAACCACCGAACGGCTCAGTTTTCCCGAACACGGCCGGTGCCCACCTGGCTCACCAGGCGATCGGAGCGATCGGGACCAATTGTTCGATCTGTCATTCCGGTGCGACTCATAACGGCACGGTTGAACTGGTTTTCCCTGCGGCGTATAACTCTCCAGGCAGTGTCGCTACGGAAAATCAGGATGGCACCTGCAGCAGTATCCGTTGTCATGGCGGCATTACTACTCCAAACTGGTGGACCGGTACGATTAATTTGGCTTCGGATTGTACGACCTGTCACGTCCGGCCCTCGACCGGGAGACATGGCGACCATAGATCTAAAAGCTGTACAGTTTGCCATAACAGCAGCAGAATGGCGACTCACATCGGCGACCCAACAACCTCCAGCTATGAAGTGACAGCCGCTTCGACGATCGGCGGCAGCGGCACCAGTATTAAGTCTTATAATACCAGTACCCGCTCGTGCGTCGGTTGTCATGATACCGAGACATGGTAA